One Benincasa hispida cultivar B227 chromosome 5, ASM972705v1, whole genome shotgun sequence genomic window carries:
- the LOC120077867 gene encoding uncharacterized protein LOC120077867, translating into MAAEEILPLFDLFWFQRAIFTGKPLLQTHSSAPEIRFQSPVTQVMKTRSQSEYLLSSKHFPPPETAVYSTGSMISTDQKLQTILSGKVAEFAGNGEGKPAEIPAKKKLEGNENKRRKKRGKGLSKSLSDLEFEELKGFMDLGFVFIEEDKNDSNLASIIPGLQRLGQKTGENEEEKRIENGVSRPYLSEAWEAVEEENEKRILMKWRVPGLGATEMDMKDHLKFWAHTVASTVR; encoded by the coding sequence ATGGCAGCCGAAGAAATCCTCCCCCTTTTCGATCTCTTCTGGTTTCAACGGGCAATTTTCACCGGAAAACCGCTTTTACAGACCCACTCCTCGGCGCCGGAAATCCGCTTCCAGAGTCCTGTAACGCAAGTGATGAAGACGAGATCTCAAAGCGAGTATCTTCTGAGCTCGAAACATTTCCCACCTCCCGAAACCGCTGTTTACTCCACCGGCTCGATGATTTCCACCGATCAAAAGCTTCAAACCATTCTCTCCGGTAAGGTAGCGGAATTTGCCGGAAACGGAGAAGGAAAACCGGCGGAAATTCCGGCGAAGAAGAAATTGGaaggaaatgaaaataaaagaagaaagaaaaggggGAAAGGGTTGAGTAAAAGCTTATCAGACCTTGAATTTGAAGAATTGAAAGGATTTATGGATTTGGGATTTGTGTTCATTGAAGAAGATAAAAATGATTCAAATTTGGCTTCAATAATTCCTGGGTTACAGAGATTAGGGCAAAAAACAGGGGaaaatgaagaggaaaaaagGATTGAAAATGGGGTTTCAAGGCCATATTTGTCTGAAGCTTGGGAAGctgttgaagaagaaaatgagaaaaggATTTTGATGAAATGGAGAGTTCCAGGTTTGGGAGCAACTGAAATGGATATGAAAGATCATCTCAAGTTCTGGGCTCATACAGTGGCTTCAACTGTGAGATAA